One genomic region from Pseudomonadota bacterium encodes:
- a CDS encoding alpha-E domain-containing protein, whose amino-acid sequence MLSRVAERLYWMARYIERTENTARLMLVQHHLVLDLPAHIRPGWDLAIGVLGTSAEFAALPGKPTEKNIIGFLFGSRDNPSSILSSLAGARENIRTTREVLPTEAWERINSLYLSVAQRGPRGLPGSIRHKVLNDIVQRCQQITGMLAGSMNNDAAYQFIRIGRNLERADMSTRIIDTASARLMGEREEILPYRNVLWVSVLKSLSAYQMYRLSVRRNVNPEDVLHFLLESKVFPRALAHTLDEIDTSIGLLPRNQEALAAIAAVKRAMKKSDTGELRNAALHAFIDDLQLMLEGIHTAIKRTWFDPATGK is encoded by the coding sequence ATGCTGTCCCGGGTCGCCGAACGCCTGTACTGGATGGCACGTTATATCGAGCGCACCGAGAACACGGCGCGCCTGATGCTGGTGCAGCATCACCTGGTGCTGGACCTGCCGGCGCATATCCGGCCGGGCTGGGACCTGGCGATCGGTGTGCTCGGCACGAGCGCGGAGTTCGCGGCGCTGCCCGGCAAGCCGACGGAGAAGAACATCATCGGCTTCCTGTTCGGCAGCCGCGACAACCCCAGTTCCATCCTGAGCTCGCTGGCCGGCGCGCGCGAGAACATCCGCACCACGCGCGAGGTGTTGCCGACCGAGGCCTGGGAGCGCATCAACAGCCTCTACCTCAGCGTCGCGCAGCGCGGTCCGCGCGGTCTGCCCGGCAGTATCCGGCACAAGGTGCTGAACGACATCGTCCAGCGCTGCCAGCAGATCACCGGCATGCTGGCTGGCAGCATGAACAACGATGCGGCCTACCAGTTCATCCGCATCGGGCGCAACCTGGAACGCGCCGACATGAGCACCCGCATCATCGACACCGCCTCGGCCCGGCTTATGGGCGAACGCGAGGAGATCCTGCCCTACCGCAACGTGCTCTGGGTCAGCGTGCTGAAGTCGCTGAGCGCCTACCAGATGTACCGGCTGAGCGTGCGGCGCAACGTCAACCCGGAGGACGTGCTGCATTTCCTGCTCGAGAGCAAGGTGTTCCCGCGCGCCCTCGCGCACACCCTCGACGAAATCGATACCAGCATCGGCCTGCTGCCACGCAACCAGGAAGCGCTCGCCGCCATAGCCGCGGTCAAGCGCGCCATGAAAAAATCCGATACCGGCGAGTTGAGGAATGCGGCGCTGCACGCCTTCATCGACGACCTGCAGCTGATGCTGGAGGGCATACACACCGCCATCAAGCGCACCTGGTTCGATCCCGCGACCGGCAAATGA
- a CDS encoding peptidase yields MTYCVAVATEDGLVFCSDSRTSAGPDMLSSYSKMHVFKPSPDRLFVLLTAGNLATTQGIISHIESDLDEPDKTNLRTCKKMVDVARYVGKVSQEEQTLAQSSPTTSGIDTSASILVGGQIRGGGMAIYMIYPAGNFITDSEENPFLQIGESKYGKPILDRILTRKTSLEDAARCAIVSMDSTLRSNATVGPPIELLVYEESTYESDHYLRFDEDDDYLRAIRQHWNEALKDAFSGLPHLEWEKRTAESNVLILPQDGQRQT; encoded by the coding sequence ATGACCTATTGTGTGGCAGTCGCAACCGAGGACGGCCTGGTGTTCTGCTCGGATTCGCGTACCAGCGCCGGCCCCGACATGCTCTCGTCCTACAGCAAGATGCACGTGTTCAAGCCGTCACCCGACCGCCTGTTCGTGCTGCTGACGGCAGGCAACCTCGCCACCACCCAGGGCATCATCAGCCATATCGAAAGCGACCTGGACGAACCCGACAAGACGAATCTGCGCACCTGCAAGAAGATGGTGGACGTGGCGCGCTACGTCGGCAAGGTCAGCCAGGAGGAACAGACCCTGGCGCAGTCGTCACCGACCACGAGCGGGATCGATACCTCGGCGTCCATCCTGGTGGGCGGCCAGATCCGGGGCGGCGGTATGGCGATCTACATGATCTATCCGGCCGGCAATTTCATCACCGATTCTGAGGAGAATCCGTTCCTGCAGATCGGCGAGAGCAAGTACGGCAAGCCGATCCTCGACCGCATCCTGACGCGCAAGACCTCGCTGGAGGATGCGGCGCGCTGTGCCATCGTGTCCATGGATTCGACCCTGCGCTCCAACGCCACCGTGGGGCCGCCGATCGAGTTGCTGGTGTACGAGGAAAGCACCTACGAAAGCGACCACTACCTGCGCTTCGACGAGGACGACGATTACCTGCGCGCGATCCGCCAGCACTGGAACGAGGCGCTCAAGGACGCCTTCTCCGGGCTGCCGCATCTGGAGTGGGAGAAGCGCACGGCCGAATCCAACGTGCTGATCCTGCCGCAGGACGGCCAGCGCCAGACATAG
- a CDS encoding DUF2905 domain-containing protein: MGAGRVLIVLGLVLVVLGLVLSYAPGLCGWFGHLPGDIRRAGEHGTVFIPITSMLVISIVLSLILNLFFRN; encoded by the coding sequence ATGGGCGCGGGCAGGGTCCTGATCGTGCTGGGTCTGGTCCTGGTCGTGCTGGGTCTGGTCCTCAGCTACGCCCCGGGTCTGTGCGGCTGGTTCGGGCACCTGCCGGGCGATATCCGCCGCGCAGGCGAGCACGGCACGGTGTTCATCCCGATCACCTCCATGCTCGTCATCAGCATCGTGCTGAGTCTTATCCTGAACCTGTTCTTCCGCAACTGA
- a CDS encoding gamma-glutamylcyclotransferase family protein, with translation MPVAADEEHKMRLFCYGTLQYPEIMEQVSGNHYPGMPVVLENYGCYTLRGEVFPGIVPEEGAQTRGVLYNALGNAQLERLDAFESDYYMRRRVVVSDADDRPLQAWAYVLRPEARERLTDEVWDRNRFEALHLQQFLRRLSG, from the coding sequence ATGCCGGTGGCAGCGGACGAGGAACACAAGATGCGGCTGTTTTGTTACGGCACCCTGCAGTATCCGGAGATCATGGAGCAGGTCAGCGGCAATCACTATCCTGGGATGCCGGTCGTGCTGGAGAACTATGGCTGTTACACACTGCGTGGCGAGGTGTTTCCGGGGATCGTGCCGGAGGAGGGGGCGCAGACGCGCGGCGTGCTCTACAATGCGCTCGGCAACGCCCAGCTGGAACGGCTGGATGCCTTCGAGAGCGACTATTACATGCGCCGGCGCGTGGTGGTGAGCGACGCGGACGACCGGCCGCTGCAGGCCTGGGCCTATGTGTTGCGGCCCGAGGCGCGCGAGCGGCTGACGGACGAGGTCTGGGATCGGAACCGCTTCGAGGCGTTGCACCTGCAGCAGTTCCTGCGCCGGCTGAGCGGCTGA
- a CDS encoding TatD family hydrolase, whose translation MELIDTHCHLDVGEFDADRAAVLARARAAGVGAIVVPGVQAATWEGLWALCAGAACLYPALGLHPVYLDTHTRADLQRLADWVAVRRPLAIGEIGLDFHVPGLDHDRQRQLFEAQLAIARDADLPVILHVRKAHDAVLATLRRAGVRGGICHAFNGSLQQAQQYRDLGFRLGFGGMLTYERSSKLRALARALPLAALVLETDAPDMTVAQHHGERNSPEYLPYCLTALAQVRGEPEAQVAAVTTANARAVLGLDDYVS comes from the coding sequence ATGGAGTTGATCGACACCCACTGTCACCTCGATGTCGGGGAGTTCGACGCCGACCGTGCCGCGGTGCTGGCGCGCGCGCGCGCGGCCGGGGTGGGCGCGATCGTGGTGCCCGGGGTGCAGGCTGCGACCTGGGAGGGGCTGTGGGCGTTGTGCGCCGGAGCTGCCTGCCTTTACCCGGCGCTCGGGCTGCACCCCGTCTACCTCGATACGCACACACGGGCCGACCTGCAGCGGCTCGCAGACTGGGTCGCCGTGCGCCGTCCGCTCGCGATCGGCGAGATCGGGCTCGACTTCCACGTGCCGGGTCTCGATCACGACCGCCAGCGGCAGCTGTTCGAGGCGCAGCTCGCGATCGCGCGTGACGCGGACCTGCCGGTGATCCTGCATGTGCGCAAGGCACATGATGCGGTGCTGGCGACGCTGCGGCGTGCAGGCGTGCGCGGAGGTATCTGTCACGCCTTCAACGGCAGCCTGCAACAGGCACAACAGTACCGGGACCTGGGCTTCCGGCTCGGTTTCGGTGGCATGCTGACCTACGAGCGCTCCAGCAAGCTGCGCGCGCTGGCCCGGGCGCTGCCGCTGGCGGCGCTGGTGCTGGAGACCGATGCACCCGATATGACCGTGGCGCAGCATCACGGCGAGCGCAACAGTCCGGAGTACCTCCCGTACTGCCTGACCGCGCTGGCGCAGGTGCGGGGCGAACCCGAGGCGCAGGTCGCGGCGGTGACCACGGCCAACGCGCGTGCCGTGCTCGGCCTGGATGATTATGTATCATAG
- a CDS encoding tRNA threonylcarbamoyladenosine dehydratase: MTHPDLPHSSGDIDFERRFGGIRRLYGAAALERFRAAHVCVLGIGGVGSWAAEALARSGIGRLTLIDPDHVAESNINRQLPALDSTLGRAKVQVMAARIHAINPHCNVFGIEEFAGIDNIAHLVAPGLDFVIDCIDGFRVKAHLVAHCRRARIRIITVGAAGGQTDPTRIRVVDLSRTEHDALCAKTRRLLRTAYGFPKNLKRRFDVPCVYSEENPIFPAADGCVSPAKPDHHSLGGLTCAGGLGSAMPVTAGFGLAAAAYVLRKLAARRQE; encoded by the coding sequence ATGACGCACCCGGACCTGCCGCACAGCAGCGGCGACATCGACTTCGAGCGCCGTTTCGGCGGCATCCGTCGCCTGTACGGGGCGGCGGCGCTGGAACGGTTCCGCGCCGCGCACGTCTGCGTGCTGGGTATCGGCGGTGTCGGCTCCTGGGCTGCCGAGGCGCTGGCCCGCTCGGGCATCGGCCGTTTGACGCTGATCGACCCGGACCACGTCGCCGAATCGAATATCAACCGCCAGCTGCCCGCGCTGGACAGTACCCTGGGCCGTGCCAAGGTCCAGGTCATGGCGGCACGCATCCATGCGATCAATCCGCACTGCAACGTCTTCGGCATCGAGGAATTCGCCGGCATCGACAACATCGCGCACCTGGTCGCGCCGGGCCTGGATTTCGTCATCGATTGCATCGACGGCTTCCGCGTCAAGGCGCACCTGGTCGCACACTGCCGGCGCGCCAGGATCCGCATCATCACCGTGGGCGCGGCCGGCGGTCAGACCGATCCAACCCGCATCCGCGTGGTCGACCTGAGCCGCACCGAGCACGACGCGCTGTGCGCCAAGACGCGGCGGCTGTTGCGCACCGCTTACGGCTTCCCGAAGAACCTCAAGCGACGCTTCGACGTGCCCTGCGTCTACTCGGAGGAGAACCCGATATTCCCCGCCGCCGATGGCTGCGTCAGCCCGGCGAAGCCCGACCACCATAGCCTCGGCGGGCTTACCTGCGCCGGCGGCCTCGGCTCGGCGATGCCGGTCACCGCCGGCTTCGGCCTGGCCGCGGCCGCCTACGTGCTAAGGAAACTGGCGGCGCGACGGCAGGAATGA
- the cysZ gene encoding sulfate transporter CysZ: MTSKHSHSGMHYLLQGLRLIRMRGLRRYVIVPVLLSTLSFTAAIAGLTWWLESLLDPLLARLPDWLDWLRYLLWPLFVLSLVLIVFYGFSILTNLLAAPFNGMLAEAVEQHLTGQPIETGGWRALLHDIAPSLLSELRKLLYFALRALPLGILFLVPGINIAAPFLWALFSAWMLAIEYLDYPMANHQLRFAAQRRLLRGNRLLAYGFGGSALLLTMVPLLNFIAMPAAVAGATALWVDEFRDLQTPM; the protein is encoded by the coding sequence ATGACCAGCAAACACTCACACTCCGGGATGCATTACCTGCTGCAGGGATTGCGTCTCATCCGCATGCGCGGCCTGCGCCGCTACGTGATCGTGCCGGTACTGCTCAGCACGCTGAGCTTCACCGCCGCCATCGCCGGCTTGACCTGGTGGCTGGAGAGCCTGCTCGACCCGCTGCTCGCCAGGCTGCCGGACTGGCTCGACTGGCTGCGCTATCTGCTCTGGCCGCTGTTCGTGCTGAGTTTAGTGCTGATCGTGTTCTACGGGTTTTCGATCCTGACCAACCTGCTGGCGGCACCGTTCAACGGCATGCTCGCCGAGGCGGTGGAGCAGCACCTCACCGGCCAGCCGATCGAGACCGGCGGCTGGCGTGCGCTGCTGCACGACATCGCACCCAGCCTGCTCTCCGAGCTGCGCAAGCTGCTGTACTTCGCCCTGCGGGCGCTGCCGCTCGGCATCCTGTTTCTGGTGCCCGGCATCAACATCGCGGCGCCGTTCCTGTGGGCGCTGTTCAGCGCCTGGATGCTGGCGATCGAGTATCTCGACTATCCCATGGCCAATCACCAGCTGCGCTTTGCCGCGCAGCGCCGGCTGCTGCGCGGCAACCGTCTGCTCGCCTATGGCTTCGGCGGCAGTGCGTTGCTGCTCACCATGGTGCCGCTGCTGAACTTCATCGCCATGCCGGCCGCGGTCGCCGGCGCCACGGCCCTGTGGGTGGATGAATTCCGGGACCTGCAAACCCCGATGTAG
- a CDS encoding pyridoxal phosphate-dependent aminotransferase, whose amino-acid sequence MKTARRMQLIQPFHVMALLARARELEAAGRSIIHMEIGEPDFTTPQPVIEAGHAALAAGFTHYTPATGLPELRQRIAGYYRTHYGVEVDPACIVITPGASAALQLALAALVDPGDRVLLADPGYPCNRNFVHLLGGEPVSLPVAAVTNYQPAVAQVRSAWQTRTAALLVASPSNPTGSLLDSDTLRAYLDIAQAQGGCLIVDEIYHGLVYDDAAVTALAVSGDIVVINSFSKYFGMTGWRLGWLVAPRMLVPALDKLAQNLFLAAPTLSQHAALRAFEPDNLAILEQRRAEFRRRRDYLLPALRALGFDIPVTPAGAFYLYADCSRFTADSYAFSQQLLEEAGVAITPGIDFGSNRAQSHVRFAYTTALETLQEGVRRLQEYLL is encoded by the coding sequence ATGAAAACCGCCCGGCGCATGCAGCTGATCCAGCCGTTCCACGTCATGGCGCTGCTGGCGCGTGCGCGCGAACTCGAGGCCGCCGGGCGATCGATCATCCACATGGAGATCGGCGAGCCGGATTTCACTACGCCGCAACCCGTGATCGAGGCCGGGCATGCCGCTCTGGCGGCCGGGTTCACCCACTACACGCCGGCGACCGGACTGCCGGAACTGCGCCAGCGCATTGCCGGATACTATCGCACGCATTACGGCGTCGAGGTCGACCCGGCCTGTATCGTGATCACGCCCGGCGCCTCGGCCGCGCTGCAGCTGGCGCTGGCTGCGCTGGTCGATCCCGGCGACCGGGTGCTGCTCGCCGATCCCGGCTATCCCTGCAACCGTAATTTCGTCCATCTGCTCGGCGGCGAGCCGGTCAGCCTGCCGGTCGCCGCCGTCACGAATTACCAGCCTGCGGTCGCGCAGGTGCGCAGCGCCTGGCAGACGCGGACCGCGGCCCTGCTGGTGGCTTCACCCTCCAATCCGACCGGGAGTCTGCTCGATTCCGACACGCTGCGCGCCTATCTCGATATCGCGCAGGCGCAGGGCGGCTGCCTGATCGTGGACGAGATCTATCACGGTCTGGTGTACGACGATGCTGCCGTCACGGCACTGGCCGTATCCGGCGATATCGTGGTGATCAACAGCTTTTCCAAGTATTTCGGCATGACCGGCTGGCGCCTGGGCTGGCTGGTGGCGCCGCGCATGCTGGTGCCGGCGCTCGACAAGCTGGCACAGAACCTGTTCCTCGCCGCACCGACGCTGTCGCAGCATGCCGCGCTGCGCGCTTTCGAACCCGATAACCTCGCAATCCTGGAACAGCGCCGCGCGGAATTCCGGCGCCGCCGGGATTACCTGTTGCCCGCACTGCGCGCGCTGGGCTTCGATATCCCGGTGACACCGGCTGGTGCCTTCTACCTGTATGCCGACTGCAGCCGCTTCACCGCCGACAGTTATGCCTTCTCGCAGCAGCTGCTCGAAGAGGCGGGCGTGGCGATCACGCCCGGGATCGACTTCGGCAGCAACCGGGCGCAATCACACGTGCGGTTTGCCTACACGACCGCGCTGGAGACTCTGCAGGAGGGGGTGCGGCGCCTGCAGGAATACCTGTTGTAG
- a CDS encoding HAD family hydrolase — translation MEAELQAVLLDVDGTLADTEEVHRLAFNAAFAEAGLDWVWDRALYHDLLAVTGGKERIRYYLSRERPDYTLPTDADAFIADLHRRKTVHYIEALAGGRVPLRPGVERLLRDIRGAGLRLAIVTTTTPDNITALLEHSFSEAAHDWFEVIAAGGVVPSKKPAPDIYDYALAKLGLPPQACIAIEDSLNGLRSARAAGVVTLVTVNPYTAHQDFTGAALVLDHLGEPDQPCTVLAGEPAPDGLVDAGFLRRLHARAVRQPGA, via the coding sequence ATGGAAGCTGAACTGCAGGCGGTCCTGCTGGACGTCGACGGCACGCTGGCGGATACCGAAGAGGTGCACCGCCTGGCATTCAACGCGGCATTCGCCGAGGCGGGGCTCGACTGGGTATGGGATCGTGCCCTGTACCATGACCTGCTGGCCGTGACGGGCGGCAAGGAGCGCATCCGTTACTACCTGAGCCGCGAGCGCCCGGACTACACGCTGCCGACGGATGCCGATGCCTTCATTGCGGACCTGCACCGGCGCAAGACCGTCCATTACATCGAGGCCCTGGCAGGCGGCCGGGTACCGTTGCGACCGGGCGTGGAGCGACTGCTGCGCGACATCCGTGGCGCCGGCCTGCGTCTGGCCATCGTGACCACGACCACGCCGGACAATATCACGGCGCTGCTCGAGCATTCCTTCAGCGAGGCAGCGCACGACTGGTTCGAGGTGATAGCCGCCGGCGGCGTGGTGCCCAGCAAGAAACCGGCGCCCGACATCTACGATTACGCGCTCGCAAAGCTGGGTCTGCCGCCACAGGCCTGCATTGCCATCGAGGATTCGCTGAACGGACTGCGCTCGGCGCGCGCCGCTGGCGTGGTCACGCTGGTCACGGTCAACCCGTATACCGCGCACCAGGATTTTACCGGTGCCGCACTGGTGCTCGATCACCTCGGCGAACCGGACCAGCCCTGCACGGTACTCGCGGGGGAACCGGCGCCGGATGGGCTGGTCGATGCCGGCTTCCTGCGACGACTGCATGCCCGGGCCGTGCGGCAGCCGGGTGCGTGA
- the dksA gene encoding RNA polymerase-binding protein DksA → MAVKKKAVKSTAAKKKTAARTKTAKKTTAKKAAAKKTTAKQAAPKKPAAKKTAPKKATPKSAAPVKKAAPVKKAAAHKPAPAPAALRPAARKKSSGQIGPVPGIAPYTEKKGEDYMNERQVAHFRNILETWKRSLMEEVDRTVHHMQDDAANFPDPNDRATQESEFSMELRARDRERKLIKKIEESIRHLDNDDFGYCEACGVEIGVKRLEARPTATLCIDCKILDEIREKQMG, encoded by the coding sequence ATGGCTGTAAAAAAGAAGGCAGTAAAGTCGACGGCAGCGAAGAAGAAGACCGCCGCACGCACGAAGACCGCGAAAAAGACGACCGCGAAGAAGGCCGCTGCGAAGAAGACGACTGCCAAGCAAGCCGCACCGAAGAAGCCCGCCGCGAAAAAGACCGCACCGAAAAAGGCGACGCCGAAAAGCGCCGCCCCGGTGAAGAAGGCCGCACCGGTGAAGAAGGCGGCAGCACACAAGCCGGCGCCCGCGCCGGCAGCCCTGCGCCCGGCAGCACGCAAGAAATCCAGCGGCCAGATCGGACCGGTGCCGGGTATCGCGCCCTACACGGAAAAGAAGGGCGAGGATTACATGAACGAGCGCCAGGTCGCGCACTTCCGCAACATCCTGGAGACCTGGAAACGCAGCCTGATGGAGGAGGTCGACCGTACCGTGCATCACATGCAGGACGACGCGGCCAACTTCCCCGATCCGAATGACCGTGCGACCCAGGAATCCGAATTCAGCATGGAACTGCGGGCACGCGATCGCGAGCGCAAGCTGATCAAGAAGATCGAGGAATCGATCCGCCATCTCGACAACGACGACTTCGGCTACTGCGAGGCCTGCGGCGTGGAGATCGGCGTCAAACGCCTCGAGGCGCGTCCGACCGCCACGCTGTGCATCGACTGCAAGATCCTCGACGAGATCCGCGAGAAGCAGATGGGGTGA
- the gluQRS gene encoding tRNA glutamyl-Q(34) synthetase GluQRS has product MTETHRYRGRFAPSPTGPLHFGSLVAAVGSWLDARHHHGAWLVRMEDLDPPREMHGTADAILRTLEAYGLEWDGSVEYQSRRSRHYEAALAQLAEDGHLYHCACTRREIADSAIGPDGSGIYPGTCRNGLPPGRQARAVRVRVYDTTIRVTDLLQGPLQQALAAEAGDFVLRRADGLYAYQLAVVVDDAAQAISHVVRGADLLRSTPRQVHLQRLLGYATPDYLHLPVAIDDRHEKLGKQTRAPALASARAVTTLLQVLEFLRQPLPEGARDASPGELLHWAAAHWNRQALPAERELTAPPAFQHAAPTGL; this is encoded by the coding sequence ATGACTGAAACACATCGATACCGCGGTCGCTTCGCACCCTCGCCAACCGGCCCGCTGCATTTCGGTTCCCTGGTCGCCGCCGTGGGCAGCTGGCTCGACGCGCGCCACCATCACGGCGCGTGGCTGGTACGCATGGAAGACCTCGACCCACCGCGCGAGATGCACGGCACCGCGGACGCGATCCTGCGCACGCTCGAGGCCTACGGACTGGAATGGGACGGCAGCGTCGAATACCAGAGCCGGCGCAGCAGGCACTACGAGGCGGCACTGGCGCAACTGGCCGAGGACGGACATCTCTACCACTGTGCCTGCACCCGGCGTGAGATCGCGGACAGCGCCATCGGACCGGACGGCAGCGGTATCTATCCCGGCACCTGCCGCAACGGGCTGCCCCCGGGAAGGCAGGCTCGCGCCGTACGCGTGCGCGTCTACGACACCACCATCCGGGTGACAGACCTGCTGCAGGGCCCGCTGCAGCAGGCGCTCGCGGCGGAAGCGGGCGACTTCGTGCTGCGCCGCGCGGACGGCCTGTATGCCTACCAGCTCGCCGTGGTGGTCGACGATGCCGCGCAGGCGATCAGCCACGTGGTGCGCGGCGCCGACCTCCTCCGTTCCACCCCGCGCCAGGTCCACCTGCAGCGACTGCTCGGGTATGCCACGCCAGACTACCTGCACCTGCCGGTCGCCATCGACGACCGCCACGAGAAGCTCGGCAAGCAGACCCGCGCACCCGCGCTCGCATCCGCGCGGGCGGTCACCACCCTGCTCCAGGTGCTGGAATTCCTCCGGCAGCCGCTGCCGGAGGGCGCCCGGGACGCCAGCCCGGGCGAACTCCTGCACTGGGCAGCCGCGCACTGGAACCGTCAGGCCCTGCCCGCAGAACGCGAGTTGACCGCGCCGCCGGCATTTCAACATGCCGCGCCCACAGGGCTATAA
- the acs gene encoding acetate--CoA ligase: MSDTKVYDVPESFARRAHLDAAQYQAMYRQSVDDPAGFWAEQADKFLTWEQRWDKVVEADFTRGHIRWFEGGKLNACYNCVDRHLDQRAAATALIWEGDDPADAAHISYGELHEHVCRLANVLKARKVGKGDRVCIYMPMIPEAVYAMLACARIGAIHSVVFGGFSPDSLRGRILDSDCHTVITADEGVRGGKTVPLKANVDKALEDCPNVDTVLVVRRTGNSAVPWHAERDLWYHEAVAPASTECAIEWVDAEDPLFILYTSGSTGKPKGVLHTTGGYLLYAAMTHKYVFDYHDGDIYWCTADVGWITGHTYIVYGPLANGGLSLMFEGVPTYPDASRFWQVCDKHKVNTFYTAPTALRALMRMGEAPLAQTSRASLRLLGTVGEPINPEAWEWYYHKVGAARCPIVDTWWQTETGGHMITPLPGATRLKPGSATLPFFGVQPAIVDNQGKILEGEAEGNLVITHTWPAQIRTVYGNHQRLIDTYFSAFPGMYFTGDGARRDADGYYWITGRVDDVLVVSGHNLGTAELESALVLHPAVAEAAIVGFPHDIKGQGIYAYVTLVNGVEPSEALRKELIQHVRREIGPIATPDIIQWAPGLPKTRSGKIMRRILRKIAANKMDELGDTSTLADPAVVDDLVANRVTT; encoded by the coding sequence ATGTCCGACACCAAGGTCTACGACGTTCCGGAATCATTCGCGCGCCGGGCGCACCTCGACGCGGCACAGTACCAGGCCATGTACCGGCAGTCTGTCGACGATCCCGCCGGCTTCTGGGCCGAGCAGGCGGACAAGTTCCTGACCTGGGAGCAGCGCTGGGACAAGGTGGTCGAAGCGGATTTCACCCGGGGGCACATCCGCTGGTTCGAGGGTGGCAAACTCAATGCCTGCTACAACTGCGTCGACCGCCACCTGGACCAGCGCGCCGCCGCAACCGCGCTGATCTGGGAAGGCGACGACCCCGCCGATGCTGCGCATATCAGCTACGGCGAACTGCACGAGCATGTCTGCCGCCTGGCCAATGTGCTCAAGGCGCGCAAGGTCGGCAAGGGCGACCGCGTCTGCATCTACATGCCGATGATCCCCGAGGCCGTCTATGCCATGCTGGCCTGCGCGCGCATCGGCGCCATTCACTCGGTGGTATTCGGCGGATTCTCGCCGGATTCGCTGCGGGGCCGCATCCTCGATTCGGACTGCCATACCGTCATCACGGCCGACGAAGGCGTGCGCGGCGGCAAGACCGTGCCGCTCAAGGCCAATGTCGACAAGGCACTGGAGGACTGTCCCAACGTGGACACCGTCCTCGTGGTGCGGCGCACCGGCAACAGCGCGGTGCCGTGGCACGCGGAACGCGATCTCTGGTATCACGAGGCGGTGGCGCCGGCATCGACCGAGTGCGCGATCGAATGGGTGGATGCCGAGGACCCGCTGTTCATCCTCTATACCTCGGGCTCCACCGGCAAGCCCAAGGGCGTGCTCCACACCACGGGCGGCTACCTGCTGTATGCTGCCATGACCCACAAGTACGTGTTCGATTACCACGACGGCGACATCTACTGGTGCACCGCCGATGTCGGCTGGATCACCGGGCATACCTATATCGTCTACGGACCGCTGGCCAACGGCGGCCTGTCGCTGATGTTCGAGGGCGTGCCGACCTACCCCGACGCCTCGCGCTTCTGGCAGGTGTGCGACAAGCACAAGGTCAACACCTTCTACACCGCGCCCACAGCGCTGCGCGCGCTCATGCGCATGGGCGAGGCGCCGCTGGCGCAGACCTCGCGCGCGAGCCTGCGCCTGCTCGGCACAGTCGGCGAACCGATCAACCCCGAGGCCTGGGAATGGTATTACCACAAGGTCGGTGCTGCGCGCTGCCCGATCGTCGACACGTGGTGGCAGACCGAAACCGGCGGTCACATGATCACGCCGCTGCCGGGAGCGACGCGGCTGAAACCCGGCTCCGCGACCCTGCCCTTCTTCGGCGTGCAACCGGCCATCGTCGACAACCAGGGCAAGATCCTCGAGGGCGAGGCCGAGGGCAACCTGGTCATCACCCATACCTGGCCGGCGCAGATCCGCACCGTGTACGGCAATCACCAGCGCCTCATCGACACCTATTTCTCCGCCTTCCCCGGCATGTACTTCACCGGCGACGGCGCACGCCGCGATGCGGATGGCTATTACTGGATCACCGGGCGCGTGGATGATGTGCTGGTCGTATCCGGCCACAATCTCGGCACCGCGGAGTTGGAAAGCGCCCTGGTCCTGCACCCGGCCGTGGCCGAAGCGGCGATCGTGGGCTTCCCCCATGATATCAAGGGCCAGGGTATCTATGCCTACGTCACCCTGGTCAACGGCGTCGAGCCGAGCGAGGCACTGCGCAAGGAGTTGATCCAGCACGTACGCCGGGAGATCGGACCGATCGCAACGCCCGATATCATCCAGTGGGCACCGGGACTGCCGAAGACGCGTTCGGGCAAGATCATGCGCCGCATCCTGCGCAAGATCGCTGCCAACAAGATGGACGAGCTCGGTGACACCTCGACCCTGGCCGATCCGGCGGTGGTTGACGACCTGGTCGCCAACCGGGTCACCACCTGA